The Cervus elaphus chromosome 12, mCerEla1.1, whole genome shotgun sequence genome includes a region encoding these proteins:
- the LOC122705234 gene encoding olfactory receptor 4F3/4F16/4F29-like, with product MYGANQSMVSEFVFLGLINSWEIQLLLFVFSSSFYIASTMGNLLIMLTVISDPHLHSSMYFLLANLSFIDLGFSTIFSPKMIYDLFRKHKVISFSGCITQIFFIHFIGGVEVVLLIAMAFDRYVAICKPLHYLTIMSPRMCIFFIVAAWMIGLIHSMVQLACVVNLPFCGPNVLDSFYCDLPQLIKLACIDTYELEFMVTANSGFISVGSFFILIISYIIIILTVQKQSSVGSSKALSTLSAHITVVVLFFGPLMFFYIWPFSSPHLGKFLAIFDAVLTPFLNPVIYTFRNHEMRVAMRRVCKQLVSYRRSLK from the coding sequence ATGTATGGAGCAAATCAGTCTATGGTGTCAGAGTTTGTGTTCCTGGGACTCATCAATTCCTGGGAGATTCAACTTCTCCTCTTTGTGTTCTCCTCTAGTTTTTACATAGCAAGCACAATGGGAAACTTGCTCATTATGCTCACTGTTATTTCTGACCCTCATTTACACTCCTCCATGTACTTTCTGTTGGCCAACCTCTCCTTCATTGATCTGGGATTTTCTACTATCTTTTCTCCCAAGATGATTTATGACCTTTTCAGAAAGCATAAAGTTATCTCTTTTAGTGGCTGCATCACTCAGATCTTCTTCATCCACTTCATTGGTGGTGTGGAGGTGGTGCTTCTCATAGCCATGGCCTTTGACAGATACGTTGCCATATGTAAGCCTCTCCATTATCTGACCATCATGAGTCCAAGGATGTGCATTTTCTTTATAGTGGCTGCCTGGATGATTGGCCTTATTCACTCCATGGTTCAACTAGCTTGCGTGGTAAACTTACCCTTCTGTGGCCCAAATGTGTTGGACAGCTTTTACTGTGACCTTCCTCAGTTGATCAAACTTGCCTGCATAGACACATACGAACTAGAGTTCATGGTCACGGCCAACAGTGGATTCATCTCTGTTGGCTCCTTCTTCATTCTGATCATTTCCTACATTATCATCATTCTCACTGTTCAGAAACAGTCTTCAGTGGGTTCATCCAAGGCTCTGTCCACACTTTCAGCTCACATCACTGTAGTAGTCTTGTTCTTTGGTCCTTTGATGTTTTTTTATATATGGCCATTTTCCTCCCCACACCTGGGTAAGTTTCTGGCTATATTTGATGCAGTTCTTACTCCTTTCCTGAATCCTGTTATTTACACATTCAGGAATCATGAAATGAGGGTTGCAATGAGGAGAGTATGCAAACAGCTAGTGAGTTACAGGAGATCTCTAAAGTGA
- the LOC122705661 gene encoding olfactory receptor 4F3/4F16/4F29-like, translating to MDGANQSVVSEFVLLGLTNSWEIQLLLFVFSSTLCVASMMGNSLIILTVTCDPHLHSPMYFLLANLSFIDLGVSSVTSPKMIYDLFRKHKVISFRGCIAQIFFIHIVGGVEMVLLIAMAFDRYVAICKPLHYLTIMNSRMCISFLVAAWIIGFIHSMVQLPFVVNLPFCGPNVLDSFYCDLPRLIKLACIDTYQLEFMVMANSGFISIGSIFILIISYIVIILTVQKHSSGSSSKALSTLSAHITAVALFFGPLIFIYTWPFPSTHLDKFLAIFYAVLTPFLNPVIYTFRNQEMKVAMRRVCRQLVSYRKTTLVMPVL from the coding sequence ATGGATGGAGCAAATCAGTCTGTGGTGTCAGAGTTTGTGCTTCTGGGactcaccaactcctgggagaTCCAGCTACTCCTCTTTGTGTTCTCATCCACACTTTGTGTGGCAAGCATGATGGGAAACTCCCTCATTATACTCACTGTGACTTGTGACCCTCACTTACACTCCCCCATGTACTTTCTGTTGGCCAACCTCTCCTTCATTGACCTGGGAGTTTCTTCTGTCACTTCTCCCAAGATGATTTATGACCTTTTCAGAAAGCATAAAGTCATCTCCTTTAGAGGCTGCATCGctcaaatcttctttatccacatcGTTGGTGGTGTGGAGATGGTGCTGCTCATAGCCATGGCCTTTGACAGATATGTTGCCATATGTAAGCCTCTCCATTATCTGACCATCATGAATTCTAGAATGTGCATCTCCTTTTTAGTGGCTGCCTGGATAATAGGCTTTATCCACTCCATGGTTCAGCTGCCTTTTGTGGTAAACTTACCCTTCTGTGGCCCAAATGTGTTGGACAGCTTTTATTGCGACCTTCCTCGGTTGATCAAACTTGCCTGCATAGACACCTACCAACTAGAGTTTATGGTCATGGCCAACAGTGGATTCATCTCTATTGGCTCCATCTTCATTCTGATCATTTCCTACATTGTCATCATTCTCACTGTTCAGAAACACTCTTCAGGCAGTTCATCTAAGGCTCTGTCCACACTTTCAGCTCACATCACTGCAGTAGCTCTGTTCTTTGGTCCTTTGATTTTTATCTATACATGGCCATTTCCTTCCACACACCTGGATAAGTTTTTGGCCATCTTTTATGCAGTTCTCACTCCTTTCCTGAATCCAGTCATTTATACATTCAGGAATCAAGAAATGAAAGTGGCAATGAGGAGAGTATGCAGACAGTTAGTGAGTTATAGAAAGACCACTTTAGTGATGCCTGTATTGTGA
- the LOC122705020 gene encoding olfactory receptor 4F3/4F16/4F29-like, whose protein sequence is MNHSMVSEFVFLGLTNSWEIQLLLFIFSSVFYMASMLGNSLIVLTVMMNPHLHSPMYFLLANLSITDLGVSSVISPKMIYDIFRKRKVISFGGCIAQIFFIHIIGGVEMVLLIAMAFDRYVAICKPLHYFTIMSRKVCLLLLVTAWIIGFLHSVVQLGFVVKLPICGPNIIDSFYCDFPRFIKLACTDTFRLESMVTANSGFISLGSFFILIVSYIFILITVRKHSSGSSSKALSTLSTHVMVVILFFGPCIFVYIWPHSTSHLDKFLVVFDAVLTPFLNSVIYTLRNKEMKLAMRKVCSQFIIYRRIS, encoded by the coding sequence ATGAATCACTCCATGGTGTCAGAGTTTGTGTTCCTGGGACTCACCAATTCCTGGGAGATTCAACTTCTCCTCTTCATATTCTCTTCTGTCTTTTACATGGCCAGCATGCTAGGAAACTCCCTCATTGTTCTCACTGTGATGATGAACCCTCACTTACACTCCCCCATGTACTTTCTGTTGGCCAACCTCTCCATCACTGACCTGGGAGTTTCTTCTGTAATTTCTCCCAAGATGATTTACGACATTTTTAGAAAACGTAAagtcatctcctttggaggctgcATTGCTCAAATCTTCTTCATCCATATCATTGGTGGTGTGGAGATGGTGCTTCTTATAGCCATGGCCTTTGACAGATATGTTGCCATATGTAAGCCTCTCCACTATTTCACTAttatgagcagaaaagtgtgtCTTCTGCTTCTTGTCACTGCATGGATAAttggctttcttcactctgtggTTCAACTGGGTTTTGTTGTAAAATTGCCAATCTGTGGCCCTAATATAATAGATAGCTTTTACTGTGACTTTCCTCGGTTCATCAAACTTGCCTGCACAGACACCttcaggctagagtccatggtcACAGCCAACAGTGGATTTATATCCCTAGGATCATTCTTCATATTGATTGTCTCCTACATTTTTATCCTCATCACTGTTCGGAAACATTCTTCAGGTAGCTCATCTAAGGCCCTCTCCACTTTGTCAACTCATGTTATGgtggtgattttgttttttggcccTTGCATCTTTGTTTACATCTGGCCTCACTCCACATCACACCTAGATAAATTCCTTGTTGTTTTTGATGCAGTTCTCACCCCTTTTTTAAATTCAGTCATCTATACATTGAGgaacaaagaaatgaaactggCAATGAGGAAAGTATGCAGTCAATTTATTATTTACAGAAGGATTTCTTAA